One stretch of Trueperaceae bacterium DNA includes these proteins:
- a CDS encoding AbrB/MazE/SpoVT family DNA-binding domain-containing protein produces MTVTIDAAGRLVIPKTLRDAAGLRPGMPLQARLRDGRIEIEPAPTAVSLVMKDGIGVARSAGAPGEDEPVLLASEVETVRARLRDERGQ; encoded by the coding sequence ATGACTGTTACCATCGACGCCGCCGGCCGGCTCGTCATCCCGAAGACGCTGCGCGACGCGGCCGGGTTGCGCCCCGGCATGCCGTTGCAGGCGCGCCTGAGGGACGGTCGAATCGAGATCGAGCCGGCGCCGACCGCCGTGAGCCTGGTGATGAAGGACGGCATCGGCGTAGCGCGCAGCGCAGGTGCGCCAGGTGAGGACGAACCCGTCCTCCTCGCCTCGGAAGTAGAGACCGTCCGGGCTCGGCTGCGTGATGAGCGCGGGCAGTAA
- a CDS encoding DUF58 domain-containing protein — protein MSGGERPEPRADVRLSVVDVAPPPSLLQRLARRRLNVPRAGTFGGVGEHRSSTLGPGLEFAEYRAYQPGDDLRRVDPHLEARSGELFVREGDLLEQLAVTVVVDMSASMGGGVPEKSVLARRVAGALAYVALAGSDRVRLVAFTGRGLRWGPRGGGVRAAGQLFEWLEGLRAEGAVEFDHAAKALAARLPRPGVCLVVSDWLFAAPEAGLGVLRGARQAVVGVQVCSPEELDPGVLATGGLGGGTLTLEDVETGAEVNVALTPAALAVYARNLRRWQEGLEAAFVRHGGMWLRARSDADLEALLLKEWAGYGLVR, from the coding sequence GTGAGCGGAGGCGAGCGACCGGAGCCGCGCGCGGACGTGCGGCTGAGCGTGGTGGACGTCGCGCCCCCGCCGAGCCTCCTGCAGCGCCTGGCGCGCCGCCGCCTGAACGTGCCGCGCGCCGGCACGTTCGGCGGGGTGGGCGAGCACCGCTCGAGCACGCTCGGGCCCGGCCTCGAGTTCGCCGAGTACCGCGCCTACCAACCGGGCGACGACCTCAGGCGCGTCGACCCGCATCTGGAGGCCCGGTCCGGCGAGCTGTTCGTGCGGGAGGGTGACCTCTTGGAGCAGCTGGCCGTGACGGTGGTGGTCGACATGAGTGCGTCCATGGGGGGCGGCGTGCCGGAGAAGTCCGTCCTAGCGCGGCGCGTGGCCGGGGCGCTCGCGTACGTGGCGCTCGCCGGCAGCGACCGCGTGCGGCTCGTAGCCTTCACCGGCCGCGGCCTGCGCTGGGGTCCGCGGGGCGGCGGGGTGCGCGCGGCCGGACAGCTCTTCGAGTGGCTCGAGGGGCTGCGGGCGGAGGGCGCGGTGGAGTTCGACCACGCCGCCAAGGCGCTCGCGGCGCGCCTGCCGCGCCCAGGAGTGTGCCTGGTCGTCAGCGACTGGCTCTTCGCGGCCCCCGAGGCTGGGTTGGGTGTGCTTCGGGGCGCCCGGCAGGCGGTCGTCGGTGTGCAGGTCTGCTCGCCCGAGGAGCTGGACCCGGGCGTGCTCGCGACGGGCGGGCTCGGTGGCGGCACGCTCACCCTCGAGGACGTGGAGACGGGGGCGGAGGTGAACGTGGCGCTCACGCCCGCCGCGCTGGCCGTCTACGCGCGGAACCTGCGGCGGTGGCAGGAGGGGCTGGAGGCCGCCTTCGTGCGCCACGGCGGGATGTGGCTGCGCGCGCGCTCCGACGCCGACCTGGAGGCGCTTCTCCTCAAGGAGTGGGCGGGGTACGGCCTCGTTCGCTAG
- a CDS encoding AAA family ATPase, producing the protein MPEAEATTPMRSGGEPDGPTATTAGRTTAASTAAPPTGTAPTDAAALERALGSLRRLREEIGRVVLGQDEVVDQLLIGLVSGGHVLLESAPGLGKTLLVRTVSVAAGLQFARVQFTPDLMPADVTGTMILVRDELGGGRLEFQQGPIFTQLLLADEINRATPKTQSALLEAMQENTVTAAGRTWPLPRPFFVLATQNPIELEGTYILPEAQLDRFLLKIVLPLPSEDVLDAILEQTTGAGLPTPEQVATPDTILDLQRLVREVPVAAHVRRGVARFLLATHPEREASSPDVRRYVRFGVSPRGGQSLLLAAKANALLRGRYNVAFDDLRAVLAPTLRHRFQLNFEGEADPGVDAERLLRQVFEASAGA; encoded by the coding sequence ATGCCAGAAGCCGAAGCGACGACCCCCATGCGATCCGGCGGCGAGCCAGACGGCCCGACCGCGACCACTGCGGGCCGGACGACCGCCGCGTCCACCGCCGCCCCACCTACCGGCACCGCCCCCACCGACGCCGCCGCGCTGGAGCGCGCGCTGGGTAGTCTGCGGCGCCTGCGCGAGGAGATAGGTCGCGTCGTCCTCGGGCAGGACGAGGTCGTCGACCAACTCTTGATAGGCCTCGTCTCCGGCGGGCACGTGCTGCTCGAGAGCGCGCCCGGGCTCGGCAAGACGCTCCTGGTGCGCACCGTCTCCGTCGCCGCCGGGCTGCAGTTCGCGCGCGTGCAGTTCACGCCCGACCTCATGCCGGCCGACGTGACGGGCACGATGATCCTCGTGCGCGACGAGCTGGGGGGCGGGCGGCTGGAGTTCCAGCAGGGGCCCATCTTCACGCAGCTCCTCCTGGCCGACGAGATCAACCGCGCCACGCCCAAGACGCAGTCGGCGCTCCTCGAGGCGATGCAGGAGAACACCGTCACGGCCGCCGGCCGCACGTGGCCGCTCCCGCGCCCGTTCTTCGTGCTGGCGACGCAGAACCCGATCGAGCTCGAGGGGACCTACATCCTGCCGGAGGCGCAGCTCGACCGCTTCCTCCTCAAGATCGTCCTGCCGCTGCCGAGCGAGGACGTCCTGGACGCCATCCTCGAGCAGACGACCGGCGCCGGCCTGCCCACCCCCGAGCAGGTGGCGACGCCCGACACGATCCTCGACCTGCAACGCCTCGTTCGCGAGGTGCCCGTCGCCGCTCACGTGAGGCGCGGCGTCGCGCGGTTCCTGCTCGCCACGCACCCCGAGCGCGAGGCGTCGAGCCCCGACGTGCGGCGGTACGTGCGCTTCGGCGTGAGCCCGAGGGGCGGGCAGTCGCTCCTGCTCGCTGCCAAGGCGAACGCCCTGTTGCGCGGGCGTTACAACGTGGCGTTCGACGACCTGCGCGCCGTGTTGGCGCCCACGTTGCGGCACCGCTTCCAGCTCAACTTCGAGGGGGAGGCCGATCCGGGCGTGGACGCCGAGCGGCTGCTCCGGCAGGTCTTCGAGGCCAGCGCGGGCGCGTGA